CTTTCACCGATTTTTTTTGGAAGTGTAAAAAGGTGTATAGAAGAGACTTGACATTTCCTTCAGTATGCTTCACAGTATGCTTTAATTAATTTGATTATGAGTACCATGATATCAAAAAGAACTCACCTCATTCTCTTCTTGGCCGTCTTCTATTTCTCGACGGTTGTTCTTGGTGCCCTTTGCAATTCTAGCAACCAATCCGATCATATGCCTCACCAGAAACAGGGGATGCATCATTCCTTTACCTGTCTTCTGGCATGTTCCAGCATGGTCGCACGGGATGGGGCAATCCCTGCCCTCCCGTCAGTTCTTCCTATTTTTGGTATCCTCCTTTTTTCGATCCCCTTTATTCATTTCCAAACCTTCGCTTCAATCCTTCACAGCCGCGGTCCTCCCCAAGCACAATAATCAAAGCAAGAGTCTATCATTAGGCCCTATTGGGGAGACGTGTATCAAACCCAAGAAAAGCCTTTATGGATGCGCACGGGCGCCCGAGGTTTATTTATAGAGCCAAACCCTCGAAGATGACCGTTTGCGCAAATTATCATCAAAAATTACAATCGATCGCAAAGATGATGAATCAAAAGAAGCAGTTTAAATATGCAGCTCAACTTCTTGTACTGATCTATCTTTTTTTAACCGCTTTTATGACGGTCGGTATGGAGCGGCATGCCCTCGGGCATGGCCGGAATCCGAATCATGCCGCTCAGCACACCACTTTTACCTGTAACTGGATGTGTGCTGCTTCGACGTTTGTCCACACATCGGACCAGAACCTCAATAGCGGTTTTATTCCGTCCATTGCGAAGCTGAGCAACTTAGTCGAGCAAATCTTTCATAAAGTCTCTGTACTCTCCTACTATGCACGCCCCCCACCGTTTTTCCTTTCCTGAACATCAATTCATACAAGTTGTTCCTTATTACTACCAGATAGATACGTCGTTCTGGCTGGAAAGAGAGTAGCGGTCGGTAAGATGAAAAAGGCCAAGGATTTCTCTCTTCTCTCGAAATGAAAATAAATTCGATGTGTCATTTCGAGGAAACGAAGTGTACTGAGGGATCTTATCCTTTTTTAGCTGAGTGTTGTTGTAAAGCCAGATCGGTTCGTATCTGTAATCTTACTTTATCGATTCCATCGTGAAAGGAGTTGTTATGCGAGGAAAGTCTCTACCAATTAATGTTTGGATTATCACTGTATTATGGTTTTCCCTGGCCGTCCCAAATGCAGGAGCCAGCTGTGGATCAGCAAATTGTTTCCTTGTCACAGGCACACAGGAAGGGATCTCCGTCCCGGGCCAGATGACCATCGATATCTCTCATCGTTATATCCCGATGGATAAATTTCACCGGGGGAGCAGCAATGCCAATGAAGCTGTCGTCCCAAAGGTTGATTTTGAAAACAGGATCATTATTCCCGACCATCATAGGGAAGTCCGGACCATTAATGAACTGCTTCAAATTGATGTCGGGTACGGGATTACAGACAAGCTCACGGTACAGGTGGCCATCCCTTTAAAGAATGACCGGTCGCATGAGCATTTCGATGAAGTGGGAGGGCCCGGAGAATTTTTTACGCGGGAAGATGGCTCCTCTGGACTCGGCGACATCCGTGTCATTGCCAAGTATGCTCCGGTTGTACTGACCCGGCATCTTGTTGTTATGGGAGGAGGACTAAAGTTCCCGTCAGGAGAATACAAACTCCATGACAGCCTGGGAAAAATCAATGAACCAACGATTATGCCGGGGAGCGGATCTTACGACTTTCTTTTCTCCGCTTTCTACGACTATCAGATCGTACCTCATTCTCTTGATGCATTTTTCTCAGGAAGCTATCAACTGACGACTGAAAACGATCTCGACTATGAGTTTGGCAATCAGATCCTTCTAAACGCCGGGATCGGGTATCTCCTCACTGAAAAAGTCTCCGTGAGTGGCCAGGTCAATCTTCGCGAAGCCAAGAGAGATAAATTTATAGGGGGAGGAGTCTCATCCACTGGTGGAACATGGGTCAACATCACGCCCGGCATCCGTGTTCAGGCCTCGGATAATCTGGGCCTTTATACCTTTTTACAAATCCCGGTATTTCAGTATGTCAATGATGTGAACCTTGTGTCCCGTTTCGGGCTTGCACTCGGAGC
This DNA window, taken from Candidatus Manganitrophaceae bacterium, encodes the following:
- a CDS encoding DUF2607 family protein — translated: MMNQKKQFKYAAQLLVLIYLFLTAFMTVGMERHALGHGRNPNHAAQHTTFTCNWMCAASTFVHTSDQNLNSGFIPSIAKLSNLVEQIFHKVSVLSYYARPPPFFLS